One Pseudomonas muyukensis DNA segment encodes these proteins:
- a CDS encoding L-lactate permease has translation MAALLLQMSPIGLVIALILLLRRPPVQAALAGVAGVLLLWGLGAAQPLSAAVSGAILQDTLILFLSTACVIVPGLAFVILVERAGAPQAIGAWVRELGWTPPMQVIFIVLGLAPLLEAMTGFGVSLIATVPLLMGLFSREVAMKMALAGMVVMPWGTLGLATVIGALLAHVPAQELGSHSALVSAPVFLCLAAVALVLAGVRSVRAWLGLALVALLFSTVLYAVNRWAGPEAAGVLAGLAVVGVGLGTSWARRGALVRWPQAAWPYLALLGVIIVSRGLFLLSGWDGMWLVHGSNVSWKPLASPGLALLLVVLLMVARQGTGFPWQALVTRARFPVATILLFLLLSQVMVKAGFLVEAQRALQALSGVSLASTVSLLAGLAGYVTGSSVGGNTLVMPSIAALSSAHGPWLAAVANSAAGHGALGSLSILSLIIGLAGANREEEHGLIRFGFALALLNIAIVAATGVVLLYLCPAPA, from the coding sequence ATGGCTGCCCTGCTGCTGCAAATGTCCCCCATTGGCCTGGTGATCGCGCTGATCTTGCTGCTGCGCCGCCCCCCCGTGCAGGCTGCGCTGGCCGGCGTGGCGGGCGTCCTGTTGCTGTGGGGCCTGGGCGCCGCGCAGCCGCTGTCGGCGGCGGTGTCCGGCGCCATCCTGCAAGACACGCTGATCCTGTTCCTCAGCACCGCCTGCGTCATCGTCCCGGGGCTGGCCTTCGTCATCCTGGTCGAGCGCGCCGGCGCGCCCCAGGCCATCGGCGCCTGGGTGCGCGAACTGGGCTGGACGCCGCCGATGCAGGTGATCTTCATCGTGCTGGGCCTGGCGCCGCTGCTGGAGGCCATGACTGGGTTCGGGGTGTCGCTGATCGCCACGGTACCGCTGCTGATGGGGCTGTTTTCCCGTGAGGTCGCCATGAAGATGGCACTGGCCGGCATGGTGGTGATGCCCTGGGGCACGCTCGGACTGGCCACGGTGATCGGCGCGTTGCTGGCCCATGTGCCGGCGCAGGAGCTGGGCAGCCATTCGGCGCTGGTCAGTGCGCCGGTGTTCCTGTGCCTGGCGGCGGTGGCGCTGGTGCTGGCCGGGGTGCGCAGCGTGCGGGCATGGCTGGGGCTGGCGCTGGTCGCGCTGCTGTTCAGCACAGTGCTGTATGCGGTCAATCGGTGGGCCGGGCCGGAAGCTGCGGGCGTGCTGGCCGGGCTGGCGGTGGTCGGCGTCGGGCTGGGGACCTCCTGGGCGCGGCGCGGGGCGCTGGTGCGCTGGCCGCAGGCGGCGTGGCCGTACCTGGCACTGCTGGGAGTGATCATCGTGTCGCGTGGGCTGTTCCTGCTGTCGGGCTGGGACGGCATGTGGCTGGTGCACGGCAGCAATGTGTCGTGGAAGCCGCTGGCTTCGCCAGGCCTGGCCTTGCTGCTGGTGGTGCTGCTGATGGTCGCCCGCCAGGGCACGGGCTTCCCATGGCAGGCACTGGTCACGCGGGCGCGGTTCCCGGTGGCGACGATCTTGCTGTTCCTGTTGCTTTCCCAGGTGATGGTCAAGGCGGGCTTTTTGGTCGAGGCCCAACGTGCGCTGCAGGCGCTATCGGGGGTATCGCTGGCCTCGACGGTGTCGCTGCTGGCAGGCCTGGCCGGCTATGTCACCGGCTCCAGTGTCGGCGGTAACACCCTGGTGATGCCCTCCATCGCGGCCTTGTCCAGCGCCCACGGCCCCTGGCTGGCAGCCGTGGCCAACAGCGCCGCCGGGCATGGCGCACTGGGTTCGCTGTCGATCCTGTCGCTGATCATCGGGCTGGCCGGGGCCAACCGCGAGGAAGAGCACGGGCTGATCCGCTTCGGCTTTGCCCTGGCGCTGCTGAACATCGCCATCGTGGCTGCAACCGGCGTGGTTTTGCTCTACCTTTGCCCAGCCCCTGCCTGA
- a CDS encoding PLP-dependent aminotransferase family protein: protein MFKHAQLESVKAWINDPTHGALALHVRIQRAIRQLILDGALPVGKALPASRPLAQSLGVSRDTVESAYSQLHAEGFIERRVGSGSFVSQRARCLPSRKRQRPAHSEAPVQLSRRGEALLHSGGVHNFQSPRPFAPGVAETRHFPLAIWEKLERQVYKEYGTRALEHSEPQGMLALRRAIADYLNLERGAQASADRILILTSSQQALGLCAQVLMDAGDRVLVEDPLYQGTRKAISAAGLQGVPVPVDAHGLQVDGMAQLAPDARALFLTPSHQYPTGATLSLDRRLLAIEWARQQRAWIIEDDYDSEFHYAGRPTACVQGLDAHARTLYIGTFTKSLGAGLRIGYLLLPPQLVAPMTAARTLQDGHNASIAQLTLARFMEDGHFNAHVRAMRSLYAERRDVLADLVHRHLGAFLRPQVPVGGLQMPCHFVQDLAEDAVIRAARGVGIDLLGLGSLYAMPSNDAGVLMGFAALTPAELREAVVKLGKVLAGLTR, encoded by the coding sequence ATGTTCAAACACGCGCAGCTGGAATCGGTGAAAGCCTGGATCAACGACCCCACCCATGGCGCGCTGGCCTTGCATGTGCGCATCCAGCGGGCGATCCGCCAGCTGATCCTCGATGGCGCACTGCCGGTGGGCAAGGCGCTGCCCGCCTCGCGCCCGCTGGCCCAGTCCCTGGGCGTCTCGCGGGATACCGTGGAGTCGGCCTACAGCCAGTTGCACGCCGAGGGCTTCATCGAGCGGCGCGTGGGCAGTGGCAGCTTCGTATCGCAACGGGCCCGCTGCCTGCCGTCGCGCAAGCGCCAGCGGCCGGCACACAGCGAAGCCCCGGTGCAGTTGAGCCGCCGGGGTGAAGCGCTGTTGCACAGCGGCGGCGTCCACAACTTCCAGTCGCCCCGCCCCTTCGCCCCGGGCGTGGCGGAAACCCGGCATTTCCCCCTGGCCATCTGGGAGAAGCTGGAGCGGCAGGTGTACAAGGAGTACGGCACTCGCGCGCTGGAACACAGCGAGCCACAGGGCATGCTCGCCTTGCGCAGGGCAATCGCCGACTACCTCAACCTCGAACGCGGCGCCCAGGCATCCGCCGACCGTATCCTGATCCTTACCAGCTCGCAGCAGGCGCTGGGCCTGTGCGCCCAGGTACTCATGGACGCAGGCGACCGGGTGCTGGTCGAGGACCCGCTGTACCAAGGCACGCGCAAGGCCATCAGCGCCGCCGGGCTGCAAGGCGTGCCGGTGCCGGTGGACGCGCACGGCCTGCAGGTGGACGGCATGGCCCAGCTAGCGCCGGATGCCCGGGCGCTGTTCCTCACCCCTTCGCACCAATACCCGACCGGCGCCACCCTGTCGCTGGACCGGCGCCTGCTGGCCATCGAATGGGCGCGCCAGCAACGGGCGTGGATCATCGAGGACGACTACGACAGCGAGTTCCACTACGCCGGCCGCCCCACCGCCTGCGTGCAGGGCCTGGATGCGCACGCGCGCACGCTGTACATCGGCACCTTCACCAAGTCGCTGGGCGCCGGGCTGCGCATCGGCTACTTGCTGCTGCCGCCCCAGCTCGTCGCGCCAATGACCGCCGCGCGAACGCTGCAAGACGGCCACAACGCCTCCATCGCCCAACTGACCCTGGCGCGGTTCATGGAAGACGGGCACTTCAACGCCCATGTGCGGGCCATGCGCAGCCTCTATGCCGAGCGGCGCGACGTGCTGGCGGACCTGGTGCACCGGCACCTGGGGGCGTTTCTACGCCCGCAAGTGCCGGTGGGTGGGCTGCAGATGCCCTGCCACTTCGTTCAGGACTTGGCCGAAGACGCCGTGATCAGGGCGGCACGCGGAGTGGGGATCGATCTGTTGGGGCTGGGCAGCTTGTACGCGATGCCGAGCAACGATGCCGGCGTGCTGATGGGGTTTGCGGCACTGACGCCCGCCGAGCTGAGGGAGGCGGTGGTGAAACTGGGGAAGGTGCTGGCAGGTTTGACCAGGTAA
- a CDS encoding GNAT family N-acetyltransferase translates to MTTTRQPVFIREVKQTDLHPWRDHWAQYQAFYQVDLGPAITERTWARFFDPAEPMHCAVATDGERAFGFVHYVFHRSTWGRNDFCYLEDLFVCPSARGRMIGKQLIEYVQDQARQQQCDRLYWHTQETNRTAQRLYDWIAEKPGVIEYRMPLDVAH, encoded by the coding sequence ATGACCACCACCCGACAGCCCGTGTTCATTCGCGAAGTGAAGCAAACCGACCTGCACCCATGGCGCGACCATTGGGCGCAATACCAGGCCTTCTACCAAGTGGACCTGGGCCCAGCCATTACCGAGCGCACCTGGGCGCGCTTCTTCGACCCGGCCGAGCCCATGCACTGCGCCGTGGCCACCGATGGCGAGCGGGCGTTCGGCTTCGTCCACTATGTGTTCCACCGCTCGACCTGGGGCCGCAACGACTTCTGCTACCTGGAAGACCTGTTCGTCTGCCCGAGCGCCCGGGGGCGGATGATCGGCAAGCAACTGATTGAGTACGTCCAGGACCAGGCCCGGCAGCAGCAGTGCGACCGGTTGTACTGGCATACCCAGGAAACCAACCGGACTGCGCAGCGGTTGTATGACTGGATTGCCGAGAAGCCGGGGGTGATCGAGTACCGGATGCCGTTGGATGTTGCTCACTAA
- a CDS encoding helix-turn-helix domain-containing protein: protein MNLDLSLTKPSELMRALCERLRTERLAQQMSQAEVAARAGIGTNTVSNLETGRNVGFENLIRVAMVLGRRKELEALFLPKVECIADIARYELGAKRQRIRKKSGLD from the coding sequence ATGAATTTGGATTTAAGTCTTACCAAACCCAGTGAACTCATGAGGGCGCTGTGCGAGCGCTTGCGCACCGAGCGGCTCGCTCAACAGATGTCGCAAGCGGAAGTGGCTGCTCGTGCCGGCATCGGCACCAATACCGTGTCCAACCTTGAAACGGGACGAAATGTCGGTTTTGAAAATCTGATCCGAGTGGCGATGGTTCTAGGCCGAAGAAAAGAGCTTGAGGCGCTGTTTTTGCCGAAGGTGGAGTGCATAGCCGACATAGCTCGCTATGAGCTCGGTGCCAAGCGCCAGCGCATCCGGAAGAAATCAGGGCTGGATTGA
- a CDS encoding BRO-N domain-containing protein — protein MTHYSSTLFTRHNRPLHTLWLESQAWFCAHELGRMAGHFFGEPSIRKLDPDQHRSVQLLRYGRYSDTVMVSESGAYTLLAHHHIPENRHLRHWLTHEVVAVLRDGQDSALEDLPRLGRMCWPGGHTASLLYWQSEPWVRMRDMPVVMAAERPVVVPERRKLSWKECAQRALRLHGVGD, from the coding sequence ATGACTCACTACTCCTCCACCCTCTTCACCCGCCACAACCGCCCCCTCCACACCCTCTGGCTCGAATCCCAAGCTTGGTTTTGCGCCCACGAACTCGGTCGGATGGCCGGGCACTTCTTCGGCGAACCCAGCATCCGCAAGCTCGACCCGGACCAGCATCGCAGCGTGCAGTTGCTGCGCTACGGCCGCTACAGCGACACCGTCATGGTCAGCGAGTCCGGGGCCTATACCCTGCTGGCTCATCACCACATTCCGGAAAACCGCCACCTGCGCCACTGGCTGACCCATGAGGTGGTGGCGGTGCTGCGCGATGGGCAGGACTCGGCGCTGGAAGACCTGCCGCGCCTGGGCAGGATGTGCTGGCCGGGTGGGCATACGGCGAGTCTGTTGTATTGGCAAAGTGAGCCTTGGGTACGGATGCGGGATATGCCGGTGGTGATGGCGGCGGAGAGGCCCGTGGTGGTGCCCGAGCGGCGCAAGCTGAGCTGGAAGGAATGTGCTCAGCGGGCGTTGCGGTTGCACGGGGTTGGCGATTGA
- a CDS encoding ribonucleotide-diphosphate reductase subunit beta → MLSWDEFDKEDGEVAAKGNTAAQATATTTLDKLDSAGGAAALEARAATAADSDAVKRAKAALDALDIAEGLAELEGSSARVAVDEKRMINCRADLNQLVPFKYDWAWQKYLDGCANHWMPQEVNMTADIALWKSMDGLTEDERRIVMRNLGFFSTADSLVANNLALAVYRLITNPECRQYILRQAFEEAIHTHAYQYCIESLGMDEGEIFNMYHEIPSVAKKAAWGLKYTRAISDPEFNTGTVETDKELLRNLIAYYCVLEGIFFYCGFTQILSMGRRNKMTGVAEQFQYILRDESMHLNFGIDVINQIKIENPHLWDAAMKEEATQMILQGTQLEIEYARDTMPRGVLGMNAAMMEDYLKFIANRRLTQIGLKEEYPGTTNPFPWMSEIMDLKKEKNFFETRVIEYQTGGALSWD, encoded by the coding sequence ATGCTGAGCTGGGACGAATTCGACAAAGAAGACGGTGAAGTCGCCGCCAAAGGCAACACCGCCGCACAGGCCACTGCCACCACCACGCTGGACAAGCTCGACAGCGCCGGCGGTGCCGCCGCCCTGGAAGCCCGCGCCGCCACCGCCGCCGACTCCGACGCCGTGAAGCGCGCCAAGGCTGCCCTGGACGCCCTGGACATCGCCGAAGGCCTGGCCGAGCTGGAAGGCTCCTCGGCCCGCGTCGCCGTTGACGAAAAGCGCATGATCAACTGCCGCGCCGACCTCAACCAGCTGGTCCCGTTCAAGTACGACTGGGCCTGGCAGAAGTACCTCGACGGCTGCGCCAACCACTGGATGCCGCAAGAGGTCAACATGACCGCCGACATCGCCCTGTGGAAGAGCATGGACGGCCTGACCGAAGACGAGCGCCGCATCGTGATGCGCAACCTCGGCTTCTTCTCCACCGCCGACTCGCTGGTTGCCAACAACCTGGCCCTGGCCGTGTACCGCCTGATCACCAACCCGGAGTGCCGCCAGTACATCCTGCGCCAGGCCTTCGAAGAGGCGATCCACACCCACGCCTACCAGTACTGCATCGAGTCGCTGGGCATGGATGAAGGCGAGATCTTCAACATGTACCACGAGATCCCGTCGGTCGCGAAAAAAGCCGCCTGGGGCCTGAAGTACACCCGCGCCATCTCGGACCCGGAGTTCAACACCGGCACCGTCGAAACCGACAAAGAGCTGCTGCGCAACCTGATCGCCTACTACTGCGTACTGGAAGGCATCTTCTTCTACTGCGGCTTCACCCAGATCCTGTCCATGGGCCGCCGCAACAAGATGACCGGCGTCGCCGAGCAGTTCCAGTACATCCTGCGTGACGAGTCCATGCACCTGAACTTCGGCATCGACGTGATCAACCAGATCAAGATCGAGAACCCGCACCTGTGGGATGCCGCGATGAAGGAAGAGGCTACCCAGATGATCCTGCAGGGTACCCAGCTGGAGATCGAATACGCCCGTGACACCATGCCACGCGGCGTGCTAGGCATGAATGCGGCGATGATGGAGGACTACCTCAAGTTCATTGCCAACCGTCGACTTACCCAGATTGGGTTGAAGGAAGAGTATCCGGGGACTACTAACCCGTTCCCTTGGATGAGCGAGATCATGGACTTGAAGAAGGAGAAGAACTTCTTTGAGACTCGCGTTATCGAGTACCAGACTGGTGGTGCTCTGAGCTGGGATTGA
- a CDS encoding ribonucleoside-diphosphate reductase subunit alpha: protein MQTDTTRENPQGKAPQAADSNQDLAATAPGQLRVIKRNGTVVPYTDDKITVAITKAFLAVEGGTAAASSRIHDTVARLTEQVTATFKRRMPSGGTIHIEEIQDQVELALMRAGEQKVARDYVIYRDQRAKERATRSNADSVVEPHPSIRITLADGSLAPLDMARLNTIISEACEGLAEVDGELIQRETLKNLYDGVALKDVNTALVMTARTLVEREPNYSFVTARLLMDTLRAEGLGFLNVADSATHHEMAELYAKALPAYVEKGVEFELLDPALKSYDLERMGRAINHERDQQFTYLGLQTLYDRYFIHKDGVRFELPQVFFMRVAMGLALEEKDKEARAIEFYNLLSSFDYMASTPTLFNAGTLRPQLSSCYLTTVPDDLSGIYHAIHDNAMLSKFAGGLGNDWTPVRALGSYIKGTNGKSQGVVPFLKVVNDTAVAVNQGGKRKGAVCAYLETWHLDIEEFIELRKNTGDDRRRTHDMNTANWIPDLFMKRVFDDGKWTLFSPSEVPDLHDLTGKAFEERYEYYEALTEYNKIKVFKTIQAKDLWRKMLSMLFETGHPWLTFKDPCNLRSPQQHVGVVHSSNLCTEITLNTNKDEIAVCNLGSINLPNHIVDGKLDTAKLQRTVNTAVRMLDNVIDINYYSVPQARNSNFKHRPVGLGIMGFQDALYLQHIPYGSDAAVEFADKSMEAVSYYAIQASCDLADERGAYETFQGSLWSKGILPLDSQQILIEARGQKYIDVDLTESLDWAPVRERVQKGIRNSNIMAIAPTATIANITGVSQSIEPTYQNLYVKSNLSGEFTVINPYLVRDLKARGLWDSVMINDLKYYDGSVQQIERIPQELKDLYATAFEVETKWIVDAASRRQKWIDQAQSLNLYIAGASGKKLDVTYRMAWYRGLKTTYYLRALAATSTEKSTINTGKLNAVSSGGDSAPVQAAGPAPVPKACAIDEPDCEACQ from the coding sequence ATGCAAACCGACACAACTCGCGAGAACCCGCAGGGCAAAGCGCCGCAGGCCGCCGATTCGAACCAGGATCTGGCTGCCACCGCGCCTGGCCAACTGCGCGTGATCAAGCGCAACGGCACTGTCGTCCCCTACACCGACGACAAGATCACCGTGGCCATCACCAAGGCGTTTCTCGCAGTTGAAGGCGGCACCGCCGCCGCCTCGTCGCGCATCCACGACACCGTCGCGCGCCTGACCGAGCAGGTCACCGCCACGTTCAAGCGTCGCATGCCATCGGGTGGCACCATCCACATCGAAGAAATCCAGGACCAGGTCGAACTGGCCCTGATGCGCGCCGGCGAGCAGAAAGTCGCCCGCGACTACGTGATCTACCGCGACCAGCGTGCCAAGGAGCGTGCCACCCGCTCCAACGCCGACAGCGTGGTCGAGCCGCACCCAAGTATCCGCATCACCCTGGCCGACGGCAGCCTGGCGCCGCTGGACATGGCGCGCCTGAACACCATCATCAGCGAAGCCTGCGAAGGCCTGGCCGAAGTCGATGGCGAGCTGATCCAGCGCGAAACCCTGAAGAACCTGTACGACGGCGTCGCCCTGAAGGACGTCAACACCGCCCTGGTGATGACCGCCCGTACCCTGGTCGAGCGTGAGCCGAACTACTCGTTCGTCACCGCCCGCCTGCTGATGGACACCCTGCGCGCCGAAGGCCTGGGCTTCCTGAACGTCGCCGACAGCGCCACCCACCACGAGATGGCTGAGCTGTACGCCAAGGCCCTGCCGGCCTACGTCGAGAAAGGCGTCGAGTTCGAACTGCTCGACCCAGCCCTGAAAAGCTACGACCTGGAGCGCATGGGCAGGGCGATCAACCACGAGCGCGACCAGCAGTTCACCTACCTGGGCCTGCAGACCCTGTACGACCGCTACTTCATCCACAAGGATGGCGTGCGCTTCGAGCTGCCGCAGGTGTTCTTCATGCGCGTGGCCATGGGCCTGGCGCTGGAAGAGAAAGACAAGGAAGCCCGTGCGATCGAGTTCTACAACCTGTTGTCGTCGTTCGACTACATGGCCTCGACCCCGACCCTGTTCAACGCCGGTACCCTGCGTCCGCAGCTGTCCAGCTGCTACCTGACCACCGTGCCGGACGACCTGTCGGGCATCTACCACGCGATCCACGACAACGCCATGCTGTCGAAATTCGCCGGTGGCCTGGGCAACGACTGGACTCCGGTGCGTGCACTGGGCTCGTACATCAAGGGCACCAACGGCAAGTCGCAAGGCGTCGTGCCGTTCCTGAAAGTGGTCAACGACACCGCCGTGGCCGTGAACCAGGGTGGCAAGCGCAAGGGCGCGGTGTGTGCCTACCTGGAAACCTGGCACCTCGACATCGAAGAATTCATCGAGCTGCGCAAGAACACCGGTGATGACCGCCGTCGTACCCACGACATGAACACCGCCAACTGGATCCCTGACCTGTTCATGAAGCGCGTCTTCGATGACGGCAAGTGGACCCTGTTCTCCCCAAGCGAAGTGCCTGATCTGCACGACCTGACCGGCAAGGCCTTCGAAGAGCGCTACGAGTACTACGAAGCCCTGACCGAGTACAACAAGATCAAGGTGTTCAAGACCATCCAGGCCAAAGACCTGTGGCGCAAGATGCTGTCGATGCTGTTCGAGACCGGCCACCCATGGCTGACCTTCAAGGACCCGTGCAACCTGCGCAGCCCGCAGCAGCACGTGGGCGTGGTCCACAGCTCGAACCTGTGCACCGAGATCACCCTGAACACCAACAAGGACGAGATCGCGGTCTGCAACCTGGGCTCGATCAACCTGCCGAACCACATCGTCGATGGCAAGCTGGACACCGCCAAGCTGCAACGCACCGTGAACACCGCCGTGCGCATGCTCGACAACGTGATCGACATCAACTACTACTCGGTGCCGCAAGCGCGCAACTCGAACTTCAAGCACCGCCCTGTCGGCCTGGGGATCATGGGCTTCCAGGACGCGCTGTACCTGCAGCACATCCCGTACGGCTCCGACGCTGCGGTCGAGTTCGCCGACAAGTCGATGGAAGCGGTCAGCTACTACGCCATCCAGGCTTCCTGCGACCTGGCCGACGAGCGCGGCGCCTACGAGACCTTCCAGGGTTCGCTGTGGTCCAAGGGCATCCTGCCGCTGGACAGCCAGCAGATCCTGATCGAGGCCCGTGGCCAGAAGTACATCGACGTCGACCTGACCGAGAGCCTGGACTGGGCACCGGTGCGCGAGCGTGTACAAAAAGGTATTCGTAACTCGAACATCATGGCCATCGCGCCAACCGCGACCATCGCCAACATCACCGGCGTGTCGCAGTCGATCGAGCCGACCTACCAGAACCTGTACGTGAAATCGAACCTGTCGGGCGAGTTCACCGTGATCAACCCGTACCTGGTCCGCGACCTGAAGGCCCGCGGCCTGTGGGACTCGGTGATGATCAACGACCTGAAGTACTACGACGGTTCCGTGCAGCAGATCGAGCGTATCCCGCAAGAGCTCAAGGACCTGTACGCCACCGCGTTCGAAGTCGAGACCAAGTGGATCGTCGACGCCGCCTCGCGTCGCCAGAAGTGGATCGACCAGGCCCAGTCGCTGAACCTGTACATCGCCGGCGCTTCGGGCAAGAAGCTCGACGTGACCTACCGCATGGCCTGGTACCGTGGTCTGAAGACCACCTACTACCTCCGTGCCCTGGCCGCGACCAGCACCGAGAAGTCGACCATCAACACCGGCAAGCTCAACGCCGTGTCGAGCGGCGGCGACAGCGCCCCGGTCCAGGCCGCGGGCCCTGCCCCGGTACCGAAGGCCTGCGCCATCGACGAGCCGGATTGCGAAGCCTGCCAATAA
- a CDS encoding response regulator transcription factor, giving the protein MDQPINRILIVEDDQRLAELTAEYLQANGFEVTVEGDGGRAARRIIDSQPDLVILDLMLPGEDGLSICRRVRGQYPGPILMLTARSDELDQVQGLDLGADDYVCKPVRPRLLLARINALLRRSEAPERRPDLSFGPLHIDSRQREARLHGQLIELTGAEFDLLWLLASNAGRVLSREEIFTSLRGVGYDGQDRSIDVRISKIRPKIGDDPITPRLIKTLRSKGYLFVGEAP; this is encoded by the coding sequence ATGGACCAGCCAATCAACCGCATCCTCATCGTCGAGGACGACCAGCGCCTCGCCGAGCTTACCGCCGAGTACCTCCAGGCCAATGGCTTCGAGGTGACGGTGGAGGGCGATGGCGGCCGCGCCGCGCGGCGCATCATCGACAGCCAACCGGACCTGGTGATCCTCGACCTGATGCTGCCCGGCGAAGATGGCCTGAGCATCTGCCGCCGGGTACGCGGCCAGTACCCCGGCCCCATCCTCATGCTCACCGCCCGCAGCGACGAGCTCGACCAGGTCCAGGGCCTGGACCTGGGCGCCGACGACTACGTGTGCAAGCCCGTGCGCCCGCGCCTGCTGCTGGCGCGCATCAATGCCCTGCTGCGTCGCAGCGAGGCCCCCGAGCGTCGCCCGGACCTGAGCTTCGGCCCGCTGCATATAGATAGCCGCCAGCGCGAGGCGCGTCTGCACGGCCAGTTGATCGAGCTGACCGGCGCCGAGTTCGACCTGCTCTGGCTGCTGGCCAGCAACGCCGGGCGGGTGCTGTCGCGCGAGGAGATCTTCACCTCGCTGCGCGGCGTCGGCTATGACGGCCAGGACCGCTCCATCGATGTGCGCATTTCCAAGATCCGCCCCAAGATCGGCGACGACCCGATCACCCCGCGGCTGATCAAGACCCTGCGCAGCAAGGGCTACCTGTTCGTCGGCGAGGCGCCATGA
- a CDS encoding ATP-binding protein: protein MNSIFLRIYGGMLAVLVLVAVLGVLSLHLLNEIRAGQHRERLAQGTFSLMADNLAQQNAVERTRSLVIWERLLGVPLGLQPQSAFTLDGSQRARLYRDLVVVEKTGPHAARVLRRVGHEDLLLVAEVKQISEQLARATLYLLADELVRYPVTEQQARLAQLRRDKGFGFDVALQRIERAALDDDQRRRVEEGDTVMALGRDGDSIRVFSGLSGSPWVLEIGPLYQLNPYPPQLLILIALLGLCLIGLVVYLLVRQLERRVSGLEVAATRIAQGSLDTRVPAGDADSVGRLAEAFNGMAEHLQRSLTMQRELVRAVSHELRTPVARLRFGLEMIESASTEQARAKHLAGMDGDIQDLDKLVDEMLTYARLEQGAPALSFQAVDLDALLARVIDELAPLRAEVRVLRGQCHGLDGGGAWVEAEPRYLHRALQNLVRNAMRHAEGEVRLSYQLGQERCRIDVEDDGPGIPEGVWDRIFTPFTRLDDSRTRASGGHGLGLSIVRRIIYWHGGRALVGRSEQLGGACFSLSWPREQPRD from the coding sequence ATGAACTCGATCTTCCTGCGCATCTACGGCGGCATGCTCGCGGTGCTGGTGCTGGTGGCCGTGCTCGGCGTGCTCAGCCTGCACCTGCTCAACGAGATCCGCGCCGGCCAGCACCGCGAGCGCCTGGCCCAGGGCACCTTCAGCCTGATGGCCGACAACCTGGCACAGCAGAACGCGGTGGAGCGCACCCGTTCGCTGGTGATCTGGGAGCGCTTGCTCGGCGTGCCGCTGGGCCTGCAACCGCAGTCGGCGTTCACCCTCGATGGCAGCCAGCGAGCGCGCCTGTACCGCGACCTGGTGGTGGTGGAGAAAACCGGCCCCCATGCCGCTCGGGTGCTGCGCCGGGTCGGCCACGAAGACCTGCTGCTGGTGGCCGAGGTCAAGCAGATCAGCGAGCAACTGGCCCGCGCCACCCTGTACCTGCTGGCCGACGAGCTGGTGCGTTATCCGGTGACCGAGCAGCAGGCCCGCCTTGCGCAACTGCGCCGGGACAAGGGCTTCGGCTTCGACGTGGCCTTGCAGCGCATCGAGCGCGCCGCCCTGGACGACGACCAGCGGCGCCGGGTTGAGGAGGGCGACACGGTGATGGCGCTGGGCCGCGATGGCGACTCGATCCGCGTGTTCTCGGGGCTGTCCGGCTCACCCTGGGTGCTGGAGATCGGCCCGTTGTACCAGCTCAACCCTTATCCGCCGCAGTTGCTGATCCTGATTGCCTTGCTCGGCCTGTGCCTGATCGGCCTGGTGGTCTACCTGCTGGTGCGCCAGTTGGAGCGCCGGGTCTCGGGCCTGGAGGTGGCGGCCACGCGCATTGCCCAGGGCAGCCTGGACACCCGCGTGCCGGCCGGCGATGCCGACTCGGTGGGGCGCCTGGCCGAGGCCTTCAACGGCATGGCCGAGCACCTGCAGCGCTCGCTGACCATGCAGCGCGAGCTGGTGCGGGCGGTGTCCCATGAGCTGCGCACGCCGGTGGCGCGGCTGCGTTTCGGCCTGGAGATGATCGAGAGCGCCAGCACCGAGCAGGCCCGGGCCAAGCACCTGGCCGGCATGGACGGCGACATCCAGGACCTGGACAAGCTGGTCGACGAGATGCTGACCTACGCGCGCCTGGAGCAGGGCGCGCCGGCGCTGAGTTTCCAGGCGGTGGACCTGGACGCCTTGCTGGCGCGGGTGATCGACGAACTGGCGCCGCTGCGCGCCGAGGTGCGCGTGCTGCGTGGCCAATGCCACGGCCTGGACGGCGGCGGCGCCTGGGTCGAGGCCGAGCCGCGCTACCTGCACCGGGCCCTGCAGAACCTGGTGCGCAACGCCATGCGCCATGCCGAGGGCGAGGTGCGCCTGAGCTACCAGTTGGGGCAGGAGCGTTGCCGGATCGATGTCGAGGACGACGGCCCGGGTATTCCAGAAGGGGTGTGGGACCGCATCTTCACCCCCTTCACCCGCCTGGACGACAGCCGCACCCGCGCCTCGGGCGGGCACGGGCTGGGCCTGTCGATCGTGCGGCGGATCATCTACTGGCACGGTGGCCGGGCGCTGGTCGGGCGCAGCGAGCAGTTGGGCGGGGCGTGCTTCAGCCTGAGCTGGCCGCGGGAGCAGCCACGCGATTAA